The genomic segment TTGTTCTAGTGTTCTGTGGTTAAGAAGTATAACAGTTTCCTTATTGGACCATAATtacatataaataacatttttgccCTGGAGCAACCAAATGACTCACGATGAAAGCCCCTTAAAGTACAGccaaagcttaacaaagaagtaggctagaaatactgttttaggcttctgtattTCTGTACTAATGCAGTAATTCCTATTAAGTGGCATCTCAGAAACCAGGGCATTctacatcagaatttaataatccgcttctatgacagataaaccttttttggtctccagtgctcaaacaggtcATTATttaattagagagggtccagagaagggcaactggtaaagggtatgggaggtctcagttatggggaaaggctggccaagttggggttgtttacactggagaagaggtaaCTGAACAATTTTTGAGCAACTTTTCTTTTATATGTGATTATACATTTCTGGACATTTTAATAAGATGTCCACCTTTTTTACGTTGCATAGCAGAAACAACAACCAAAGGATATGTCTTGAAGTCAGTGACTCGATGTGTGTATTGACTTTCCTCTGGAAAGCAACAAGGGCTTCACACTTGCAGGGATCTTCTACTTGAACAACTCTTCGAACTTCCTCTACAATACAAATAAAGTCATTTATTTCCAGTAGAATTCAGGGGAAAATCTGAGCTGTACCAGAGTTTTTAAATAAAGGTACTTTGTTTAAAAGAAGGTTTTGAATGCTGAAGGTACAGCAGGTGATAAAGCAATTCATTGAAAGGAAATGCACGTAGCAGCAGAAGACTGCATTGAAGACTTTAGCTCATTATGGATCCTGATGTCATCTGAGCTGTCTTTTCATGCAAAGGATAAGCAGAAGCAACTGCCCTGGACCTCACACATACCGGGACCCTCaaagcctccgggaagggactggggctgtgggatagcaggtatagtagggagagatggtgcctatagtagcagtggggggataatagcctctgggaagggactggggctgtgggatagcaggtatagtagggagagatggtgcctatagtaacagtggggggataatagcctctgggaagggactggggctgtgggatagcaggtatagtagggagagatggtgcctatagtagcagtgggataatagcctctgggaagggactggggctgtgggatagcaggtatagtagggagagatggtgcctgtagtagcagtggggggataatagcctctgggaagggactggggctgtgggatagcaggtatagtagggagagatggtgcctatagtagcagtggggggataatagcctctgggaagggactgtggctgtgggatagcaggtatagtagggagagatggtgcctatagtagcagtggggggataatagcctctgggaagggactgtggctgtgggatagcaggtatagtagggagagatggtgcctatagtagtagtggggggataatagcctctgggaagggactggggctgtgggatagcaggtatagtagggagagatggtgcctatagtagcagtgggggataatagcctctgggaagggactggggctgtgggatagcaggtatagtagggagagatggtgcctatagtagcagtggggggataatagcctctgggaagggactggggctgtgagatagcaggtatagtagggagagatggtgcctatagtagcagtggggggataatagcctctgggaagggactggggctgtgggatagcaggtatagtagggagagatggtgcctatagtagcagtgggataatagtctctgggaagggactggggctgtgggatagcaggtatagtagggagagatggtgcctatagtagcagtgggggataatagcctctgggaagggactggggctgtgggatagcaggtatagtagggagagatggtgcctatagtagcagtggggggataatagcctctgggaagggactggggctgtgggatagcaggtatagtagggagagatggtgcctatagtagcagtggggggataatagcctctgggaagggactggggctgtgggatagcaggtatagtagggagagatggtgcctatagtagtagtgggataatagcctctgggaagggactgtggctgtgggatagcaggtatagtagggagagatgatggtCCTTTGGGTCTCTTCACAGACTAATACACTTCTGAATCTGTCAAGAATGGCTGATTTGCTAATACATTTCTACATCTACATGTATGGGCAattcaaaaaatatatagtaaagcCAATGCTGTGGCAATTTCAACAGGCAACATATTCTTAATTAGAATTTTAGCTAAAAGCTCCAAGGAACACAGACCTAAATACACTTATATAACACCTTACGTGAACAAGTCTTCTTGTCTGGATTCAGTGTGTATCCATTACGACACTTGCAGGTGTAGGAACCATCAGATGATACACAAATGTGCTCACAGCCATGTCTTCCCAATGCACAAATGTCAATACCTGTTGTATGTAAGAATCTAATTTAGGCTTCAGAATGAATTTAACCAATACTTTTTACCCACGAGTCACATGTAGAAAGTGTTAGGGAACCAAGGGTTGTGATGGGACCCATGTAGATGGTCAGGGACCCATAGAATTAATATAGTGTATGCATATATAAACAGCTTATGTTTCTTTTCCACCTattcatataaataatttaaaatcataGGGAAGTGAAATAATTGTCtaataaacaatgaaaatgtCATCAATGTAACTGATATAGTTTCAATGACTTTGACTATATTATCTCTCTGAAGTAAAACATCAAACCTTCCCATGTAGGTTTATTCATTCCCACATAGGACATAATTGGGGCTCATTTAAAAACACTTCAGGCAAAGAGCCTATATGTTTGGAACTGCAGGCAATGAGGAGGTGCTGCATCTCTACTTCTCCGTTTGCCAGGGCACCATGTTGACAGGTCATGATCAAAACAAGGAAGATGATCCAACAGGATTGCAGGAGATTCTGTCAAGACCAACCCTGACCTGGCCTACAAACATCTATTTGTACATCGGTTAGTATGGCTGATATCAGTCAAACCCCAGTTTTATATGTAGACTAGAAGAGGTAAGTAGACTTGGAACATGACAAAGGGGCCAGTACTGGAATCTAGCAGAGGGCAACAGTAATAGGATTTAATCAGCAGGAAAGTCACCATGTTTCTTTACAATGACTTCAGTCACAGTAGCATTATAGTATTACGCTAACTTGCTGATGGTGGCCTGCAATACCCTAGCATTATTACTCTAAACCACGAGTACATACACAATAATGTGAAAGTATGAAAGCAAAACCTTACGTGAGCATGTTTTCTTGTCTGGATTTAGGGTGTATCCATCACGACATTTACAGAAGTAGGAATCCTTCTTGCTGACACAGATGTGCTCACAGTCGTGTCTGCCCATTGAACATGCATCTATacctgttaaaggacaatgaaaggttaatataaattgaaagtaagtctaaaggcattctttttaagtacttactatctaaattcccagatccctgcttgcttctctgagatatggtgctggcagcctacagcagtgtgaagcctacagtgacatcactgaaatctctctccccttcctgtaggtgccagcggcagccttcctattctctgagcatgtgtgtaacttgatcctgtctcctgttctgagctacacatgcccacctgccaatcagaagtggatctggcagaggggagggggggagggaatgaaacacatgggcagtatgaagcaaggagggaaaggaagggagaatacctttttagagatggctgcctgttctagaaaatgtgaagtaagtgtgactgagtaaatatgtgattaggtgagtcaaaagtgtggcgtttttactaaacaataggaggactattgggcactatgcttttttacattttgatgcatTCTCCTTtacaggagaaagaaaggtaaagtcacttgggggtgctaaaatgttaggcacccccaagtgactttaatcgcttaccccgtaccctgggctggtgcccctgtacggagaaaaccgcaccaacccagggtagcagcgattgcttcttccttccgggttccctgcacgtgcatgcgcagtagagtgaatagtggaacttttaacagaaaagtcggcgtttcactctactgcgcatgcgccgaccactggcattttcagaaaggaagcaggaagcgctcgctgctaccccgggctggtgctgttttctccgtacaggggcaccagcccggggtacgaggtaagcgattaaagtcacttgggggtgcctaaacttttggcacccccaagtgattttgcctttccttctcctttaaggaaggaTCATGATTCATGACATGGTGTATGGAGCTTCCAGTATAGACTGGATATGGTACAGTTTTGTATAATGAGTAATTAGCAAATGacaatttagtgggctggtggggaactgtttgtgcctctgtgtacttgaaataccagggctgGCTTTTCCAGACCTGCTGGACCCTACCCTATAAACCAGCCTTGACACTGGCGAGATGACAGACCTTGCTCTGCTCAAAACAAGGTTCATTAATACAGTATAACCAAGTATTTGATGCCATCCTAAGAAATATATTAAAAGACTGCAGGTGTAGTTTTCAAGCATTTGGATGAATAAGCAGGGCTACATTTATGGTGGGGCCAAGGAGATATGGGCTCCATGCTTTGGTAGTGATGGGACTCCTGGATAGAAAGTATAAGTGTTAGAAGTTTAAATTACACAtagttcaatatatatatttaccaattTAATTGTGAGTTCCTCAGCTTAACAGTTCTACCCTGGCTGCAACGCATGCAACGATATGGAGGCTGGGTAAATCTATGGTTTGTCAGCACTCACCACATAGACTCTCCCTGAACTTTAGGGTAAGCTTCTCAATGACACCATAAGTCTCCACGTAGAAGACATGGTCATCCAGAGGCTCGCTGGCCATCAGCCTTAGAGACTTCATGTCTGCCCTGTCAACTCCAACAGCGTAGATCTCAATATTCATGGCACGTGCTCTTGCAGCAACGTCTTGTACCCTGTCCTGAGGTCTTCCATCAGTAACAATGATTGCCACCTTTGGAATCCCGAGCGCTGCCCTTCGTGATCCTGCCTTCTCAGTAAACACCTCCTCGATGGCAGTCTGAATGGCTAGCCCTGTCATAGTGCCGGTGGATAGAGGAGAGATCATGGAAACTGCCTTCTTCATTTCTGCGTTATTGAAGTAGGTGTTGAGATAGAACTCAGTTTTGACAGTGCTGGCGTAATTTACTACCGCTACACGCGTTGCATATTCGCCAGTATCTAGGGTTTCAATCATGTCTGAGAGGAATATCTTGACTTTCTCAAATTCCTGGGGACGCACACTACGGGAACTGTCTATGATGAGCACCAAGTCCATGGGCCGACTCTTGCAAGCACGTTCTGGGGCAATAAAGGCAGAGATGAGATCAGAAGTGCCATAAAACTACTTATGACATTCATATCTATTAAAACCTTTATAAATAGGAAGTTGTGTGTTACAGTCAACTTGAGATGTTTTGTGTCAGCCATGTCTAGAGGACAACTGTATATTATAGTTTTACTTGTATGTACAGAAAAAGATTTTGTATATTGTCATATTGCTGATATgagtagacttttttttatataaacagaaataACACATTCCCAAGGGCCATAGATACATTGAACTATTGCATTAATATACTATATGGCAAGATGTACAGTATGTAGACACCCCCTTCTAATTATTAAAATTGGCTATTTAAGTCATAGCCAATATCATCATACAATGACATTGTAGACAATGCTGTTAATGGCCCATTCTTCTTTCTGCCCAACAATGTCCCCAGTGTTCAAAGCAAAATTCAACTTGAcaggcctgcacagagccctgaccagAACCCAACTGAGTAATGAACTGGAAAACCAACTGTGAGCCAGGCCCGATGgcctaatacagtgatccccagccagtggctcaggggcaacatgttgcgctcccaaccccttggatgttgctctcagtgcccccaaaccagggagttatttttgaattcctgacttaggggcacgttttggttgaataaaaacaagatttcctaccaaataaagcccctgtaagctgatagggtgcatagaggctgcctaatagccaatcatagcccttatttggctcctctatgaacttttatggtgcttgtgttgctccccaagtcttttttacatttgactgtggctcacgagtaagaaaggttggggatccctggcctaataATATCAGTGCTCAGCCGTACTAATGCTCCTATGGCTGAACTGAAACAAATTCCACCAACCAAATCTAGTGGAAAGTCTGTCTAACAGACAGTAGAAGTAGTCAATAGAAGTTACAGCCAGGAATGGAGGACCAATTtgatattaatacccttggtttgggagatgttggacaggcaggtgtccatATATATTTGGCTataacagtgggctatgttaaaTGTGCAAAAATAGTCAACATTTCCAGTGGTTTctatccacaatgcattgcttttTTCCAGAAGTCCAGTGTGTTTGCATGCATAACAAAACGTTTAATCCCCCTCTAGATGTAGCATGGCCATCTGTGTTCGGCTATTCTTAATATATAGATTATGTCTATTATCTATTCCTCTTCTCCTTGTCACCTGTCCTAAATAATAATTGATTGTCCTGCTGATTGGGAAGAACCAGGCATTCTGATAAATGGGCCCTTTGTTGGGTTTGCCATTGTGTATAAAACTGAAGAGTAGAAATCTAAGCGTGACAGAGACCAAGATAAATAACATTACAGTATGCTATGGAGATGGAGCAACGCAGACAACATTGGTTTGGTGATCACTGAGAGGTCAGCTGAATATTATAGTATTATAGTATCATACTGTATATCTTATAGTATCACTAGCCATAAAAACAAGTAAGAATACCAAAGAACAGAAGAATAGGAAAAGCACATACACATGAGGAACACCAGTTTAGAGGCCAACTGTGGAGAAGGAAAATTAAGAAACAGAGTTACCAAAGCTAGAATAGGAGCCAAAGAATGAGCAGTAGAAGCCTTCAGACCTGGTGAAATGGGATAATTTACCATTTTAGTGGGTTGGTTACAACAGAGTAAGCAGCGAGTAAGAAGATTGGAGAAGGTCTACCTGAAATCAGGAATTAAGGAGATTCAAtttgcaactatatatatatatctttcagcAACCGTAGAGGAGAATGAAAGTGAGATTAGTGGGTCAACCTTATGTTTATCTAAGTTGTTGGTTGAATGTTATTGTGTTTTAGTCTTCCCTGCAGATGGTTAAATGGTGCTCTCGCTATATTTAATTCTATTCCACCCCTTGGCCCAACTGCTCTACACTGACTCATCCCCTCAGCCCTCCCATTGGGCCGTACTGGGTGGGCAGATTTGACAGCTATTTGAATCTTCTGCCCAGTCCTCCATGTAGCTCACTTGTTGATAGTTGGGCTATAAGGTTATCCTAACATTTTGCTGCATTAGTCCATAAATCTTGGCCTGGTTGTCCTGTTTATTAAGTCTAAGCTGAATGAAAGTGATGAGAAGTCATGGTTTTACTCACTTTCTCATTTTCATCTCATATATTTAGTTTGGGCACAgacccagtggttctcaaccttcctaatgctgcgaccctttaatacagttcctcatgttgtggtgaccccccaaccataaaatttaTCCTAAGACCATCATAAATAcatgttttctgatggtcttaggtgacccctgtgaaagggtcgtttgccccccaaaggggtcccgacccacaggttgagaacagcTGCTCTAACCCACCTTGGATCACACTGTATGGTTGAAATCGGCCAATCCCCACAAGCTAGTCTTGGCATTTGTACCCACCTATatcatcatcattttttatttatatagcaccaacaacTAACACAGCTCTTTACATTCACtcataacaaacaggggtctgaAAGTAACAAACAAGGCTGGGATCAGAGGGTGCTGcttacaagagcttacaatctaaagcggTCTTTAACCATCTTTAGAATAGGAGGAAGGTGACATAGGAGAAAGTTGAGCCCTATAGAAAATGACTTATAGATAAACATTCCTAATGGAGGGTCACTGTACCGTAACACTAATCTGACAAAGTTTTATGGTGTATCTCTGTAAAAGACTTGAAAAAACATTCAAGATATCACTATTATGGAAAATGCCATatgcagtagtgatgtgcgggcctgCCCGATATCCGCGGGACCCGTGGGTTAACCCGAGGGTCGGGCGGGTTCGGGCCAACCTGTGGGTTGTGGGCGGGTTCAGGCTGAGCTCTTCCGCTTGCCCTCCCTGCCCGCAACCTTATACTgctggcttcctcttccggctTCTCTAGTTATAGGTGCGTGCCCGGAAGCCTCACCCCTTTTGTGACGTCATGGTGGGGCAGGGtgggcgcaggtctataaatagaagaaggaagccgggttgggtagggtttgggttgagAGTTGGCGGGTTTTGGTCGGGTGCGGGTCGAGGAGATCTTGACCTGCCCATCACTAATatgcagccctattgggttagcCACGCCCCCAGTGAAAGAAGGATGCAGTGGGACAGACCATGAACCTTTTGGTTTCTTTATGGGTTTCTAACACAATAGGAGACCTGTGCCCACTGACAAAATCAATTGTGTCCAGCCCATCAAAGAGACAATGGTTGCTTAAATAAGGCTTATAAATCATATTAGAATATAAGAATATTTAAAGTCACTGGAGGGTTTCCATAACCCTATAGCCTATAACCCTATAGCAGACCCCAGTCCTACTGCTTTTATACAGACCCCAGGGGGACAGATATCAAAAAACGATAACCAAATTCTGCTTTATATATCGTAATTACATCTTTGCTATCATTCTAAAACCAATAATTTGAGAAacaattaagaattttaaaaattaactttttaaatgatatttttttccattgaaaaaaaaatgggagtAATACCCCTTTAGACATGTTACGTGTATGTGCAACAGATCAGAGAGGCTAAGAAGATACTTTCATGGCACTTCTCGATGTATCCCACCCACCGCAGAGCATGGTGCCAAGCCCTAAGGCTCCCAGTGATTGGCTGGGGAAGATATAGAAGTGAATACTGGTAGGTTGTTGGTATTCCTTTACTAAGAATATTCTCCTTCTGCCAAGGGGGGTTATATTTAAATGTCCAAAATCACTTGCCTCCTGTGCAGCACCAAATCGGCCCCCAGGTCACTGGTTTTAGAGCAACAATATGAGCTTTTTGTAGTCCAGCCCTTGCAGCAATGTCTATAAGTATCCCCTGCTACCTCCTGAATCATTGTCACTAAAAATCCAGGAAAACTAAAGATCTATTTTGTAGcacaaataaaatatgatttgattggctgttatacTTTGCCTACTTATTTTTGTTTGCACTGCTGCAGATACAGGtgtatggggctgatttagtaacatagttactgggggggccagtcaagccctaattaatgagcaatttcaatatatcttggcagGATAGGTCAGCTTTCTAATGTTTTGCTGTGGGTCCCAtgaacatctagttatgccactggtagCCTCGCTGTTCcatttacccatagcaaccaaacaatgTACTCATTTGTTGCTATGCTACTGAACTGCATTGATTACTAAACTGAATATCTAtactgcaataataataatggaaactCCATCTAACAGTGGGCAACTCTAAAATCCAGAATTAATTGTATTTCATTAAATATGCCTATACTGATCTGCCCCATGTGACTCAGGATAAAGACACGTGGGCAGATAGGCAATCAGTACGCCCAGTTAGCATCTCCTCTGCTTGTGTCATTGTAGGTGGGTATTGGAGGGTCCACTGGGAGCTGCATTATCCAGATGGTGAAATGTGCTGCAGCTCCAGAGTCGGAGCCTTGAGTGCAATCACAGCAACTGCCTTCTGCACTTTTCTGCTTTATAGGAATATTGCACTTTTTAATTgcactttttttaatttctaccATGGTACAGTGATGATTAGATATAACAAAGGTGCATTGTGGAACATATCAGAGCTGTATAGTATAGAGTAATTATTTTAGTTGAGAGATCTATAAACTGCAATGGATGAACCAGGAAAGTTTATGTGGTCTCTATATTGGCTAACTCAGCTGGGCAATAGCTTGGGCTTTCATACCCACGCGTTTTACCAGGAAAGTTTTATGTGAAATCTATATCGGCTAACTTAACTGGGCAATAGCTTGGGCTTCCATACCCACACAATTCACTATGAAAATGTATGTGGTCTCTATATTGGCTAACTCAGCTGGGCAATAGCTTGGGCTTTCATACCCACACGTTTTACCAGGAAAGTTTTATGTGAAATCTATATCGGCTAACTTTACTAGGCAATAGCTTGGGCTTCCATACCCACACAATTCACTATGAAAATGTATGTGGTATCTATATTGGCTAACTCAGCTGGGCAACAGCTT from the Xenopus tropicalis strain Nigerian chromosome 5, UCB_Xtro_10.0, whole genome shotgun sequence genome contains:
- the matn3 gene encoding matrilin-3; this encodes MKQLLSPVLLSLFGFFLGAVHGTHYRMYGYPPARNYNMRPIVYGSTVLPLSRPMLLNSPPYTTNVRYKPEPKTLQVTQPTERACKSRPMDLVLIIDSSRSVRPQEFEKVKIFLSDMIETLDTGEYATRVAVVNYASTVKTEFYLNTYFNNAEMKKAVSMISPLSTGTMTGLAIQTAIEEVFTEKAGSRRAALGIPKVAIIVTDGRPQDRVQDVAARARAMNIEIYAVGVDRADMKSLRLMASEPLDDHVFYVETYGVIEKLTLKFRESLCGIDACSMGRHDCEHICVSKKDSYFCKCRDGYTLNPDKKTCSRIDICALGRHGCEHICVSSDGSYTCKCRNGYTLNPDKKTCSQEVRRVVQVEDPCKCEALVAFQRKVNTHIESLTSRLEQLTRKLQTYERRQ